The window ATCATCCGAACTTCCTCTTTGCGGCTCCGGGACCACAAAATTCCAATAACGCTACTACCTTCGGTTCAACAAACTTTGGAGTCGTGACGGCAGCTCGAGACCCAAGGCTCATACAGATTGGCCTGAAGTTCTACTACTAAACTTACTCCTAAGAAAGACCGCGAAGGCTAAGCCGACGCGGTCTTTCTATGTAGCTCAGCAAAGTCAAAAGAGACAAACGTCAGCTCACCGGGGATGCATTATCCCTTTCAACGTCCTTCTAGACCAAAATCAGTTTGCACCCAAAAGATCGAATTCTGTCCTGCAGTTCTGGTGGCAAGCTTACATCGCTGATGACGATATCGACCTCGGAAAATGAAGCTATCAGGGACATGCTGCGCTTACCGAACTTGCTGGCATCGGCTACGACGATGATCTCGCGTGCTGCACGCAGCATTGCGCGATTGGCCATCGTCTCTTCCAGATTTGTACCGCTAACACCAAAGTCAGGATCGCAGCCTGCACCGCAGAGAAAGAGCTTGTCCGCTGAGAACTGTTCCAGCATATCTTCGGTCGCACGACCAACGATCGAGGCTGAATCGTTACGGACGGTGCCTCCCATCATGATGATCTGGGTATTGCGTGAACCGAGGAGCTCGGATGCGATGTTTACCCCATTCGTGATGACCTGCAGATTTGGAATGTTCTTAAGATGTCGGGCTACCTCAAGCGTCGTGGTTCCTGAATCAAGGATGATCGTCTCACCCTCTCGAACAAGCGTGGCAGCCATTGCGCCAATGCGCTGTTTCTCCTTCGATTGACTCTTGATGCGTTCATGTACCGGAGACTCACGAAACACAGTATCCTGGATGACCGCGCCACCGTGTGAACGCTGCACGAGGCCTCGCTGATCCAATTCATTGAGATCGCTGCGGATGGTTACCGCCGAAGTGTTGAAGCGGCGCACGAGTTCGTTGACCTTTGCCCGACCCTCGGACCTTAGGATCTGCAGGATCTGCATTCGCCGTTCCTCTGCCATCATTCCTTCTTGCAGAGGCTCTTCCACGCGCGATTCAGCTGCATGGCTTTCAGCTACTTCTTTCTTCATTGCACCTACTCCGCTCTCTCAACAAATCAGATGCGAAGGAAAATTTTGTTCCGGAACATCCAGTGAAGTATAAGCCAGTAGACCGCAAGTGTTAGCAGTCCGAGCGTAACAGGCTCAAGGGCGGTCCCAAAGATGTTGAGCGCCGGCATCCCCAGGTTGATGCGAAAACTGCTTTGGATGAAATCCTCAAAAAGATGTGCCATCAGATAGGCCGCGATCGAATTCATGCCAATGACGACAAGCGGAAATGCAACGCGGGTGTGTTTTTTGATGTCCACGATCCATGAAAAAACAGCCAAAAAGAGGAAGCACATCCCGCCACTAAACAGTGTCCAGGCAGGGGTCCAAATCCTTTTGACGATGGGGCAAATGCCTGCATAATGCAGCAACAGCCCCGTAGCTATCAGGATCGCTGCTGCAGTCAGGAACCTGCGCATAGGAACGTTCGGTTTGTCCGCAATGAGCCAGCGTCCGGCGGCCAATCCCAGCAACATGGTGCCGAGCGTAGGAATAAAGCTAAGTGTGAGATATCCGCCATCGTTGAACAGGAAGCGGCTCGGTCGAGGAAACAGATTCAGAAACCACAGATCGAAGGCCTGTCCAAGGTTGCTGTTCTTATTCCAGTGCGAAGCGAAGCCGTGCAACAGATGCTGATGCCAGTCGTCAGGCACTCCGACTGACGCATAAGGGAAATCTGCTCCAGGAGCTGGATAGAGCGCCCATGCCAGCCAGTAGCCAAAGAGGATCACTCCAAAGGCGGTCCACTGCCAACGTGGTCGGACAAAAGTAAGCAGAAATGCGAAGGTATATCCGAGGCCGATTTGGGTCAGCGTATCTTCAAAGGTGAAATTCGTCATTTCGCTATGGATAGACCGCAGAAAGATCCCCAGCGCGACCAGAAGAAAGCTTCGCCAGATCGTATGTCCGATCATCCGCTGAAAGGTCTCACCTTTTCGTTGGCGGCTCCGCAGGGAATAGGGAAGCGCGACGCCGACAAGAAAGGTAAACGACGGCTGAATCATGTCGTGAAGACCCATCCCAACCCACTCGACATGTGTCTGATTGAAGGAAAGGATGCGCCACAGTGTGCTGTGTGGGAATGAGTGGGCAACTGTCTCAAATTGCATAACTTCGCCCATCATCAACAACATGACGAGACCGCGATAGGCATCGACGGCAACGTTACGCTGCGGAGGTGCTACGGCCACAGATTCACTCATAAAAGTGGATCTCCCGGAGTCTGGTTCTTTTGCGACGAATGCCTCGATGCCTGTAATTGGCGTCGCAGTGTGGCGATTCTAGCACGAGGGACCTTCATTAGCTTTCATATATCTTCGCCAAAGCTCACATTATTGTTTTGACACCTCACCTTTCGTTCAAATACTCTCATGCGAAAGATTAAATATTTCGATTTCTTGCGAATGCGCTTCACTGCAATCGGTTTAATAGTAATCATGATCCACGATGTCTAAGAGTATTGACCAGGTTTAGGTGGCCGAGATCTACAACAGGTCGGGACACTAGCAAAACAAATCCCTGATGCGAAGACGAGGAGAATCACTTGAATTTTGACGAGAAGATTACCGGATTGGGATCGTGGTCAAGGCGCCGTTTTGTACAGATAAGCGCAGCCAGCGCAATAAGCGCGAGCCTCGGAAACCTGGCACATGCGGAAACGGGCGGATCAGCCACGATGATCGACGTTCCCTTCGAAAAACGAAATCCAAAGATCGCGATGATCGGCACCGGAGGTCGCGGAACCAATCTGCTCGAAAATCTACTCGCCGCGGATGCTCAGGTAGTTGCGCTATGCGACGTTGTGAAGGAGAAGGCAGAGCACGCCGGTTCTCTGGTCGTGGGGTCAGGTCAGAAGAGCCCCGAGTTGTACACAGATGGGCCGCACGCTTTTGAAAAGTTGTTAGCAAGACAAGATGTGGATCTTGTTATCGTAGCGACTCCGTGGAATTGGCATGCGGAGATGGCCGTCTCCGCCATGAAGCACGGCAAGGATGTTGCTGTGGAGGTGCCTGCCGTCACGACGATCGAAGACTGTTGGAAGATCGTTAAGACGTCGGAGGAGACGCGCAAACACTGCATGATGCTTGAAAACTGCTGTTATGGCTACAACGAAACTCTAATTCTTCGCATGGTGCATGCGGGTAAGTTCGGCGATCTGCTCTACGGCGAAGGCGCCTATCTTCACGACCTACGCGAGGAACTGTTCTCAAACGCTGGTGAAGGCCTTTGGAGACGGACAGAGCACACCAAGCGCGATGGAAACTTATACCCAACTCACGGCCTTGGGCCGGTAGCGAATTACATGGGGATCCAACGCGGCGATAGGTTTGGGTATATCGTTTCGATGAGCACCCCTCAGCGTGGTTTGGATGCGTATCGCAAAGAGCACCTGCAGGCGGGTGATCCTCGAATGGCAGAAAAATACATCACCGGCGATATGAACACATCCTTGATCAAGACAGCCAATGGGCTGACGATCACGGTAAAACATACAGTTTCCACTCCGCATCCTTACGACCGCATCAACCTTATCGCTGGAACGAAGGGAATCTTCGAGGACTACCCACCGCGTATCTATCTTGATGGTCAGAACAACGATGAATCATGGGGATCGATCGATTCGTGGAAAGAGTATGAGCATCCGCTCTGGAAAAAAGAAGGGGAGATCGCCAAAAAGATCGGAGGCCATGGCGGCATGGATTACATCATGCTCTATCGTTTGCTTCAGTGTGTTCGCGAGGGCCTGCCGCCCGACATGGATGTTTATGACGCCGCCGCGTGGTCCTCGGTATCTCCACTTAGTGTCGCTTCTGTAAGTCGTGGCAGCGCGCCGATGGAATTTCCCGACTTTACACGCGGCAAGTGGCGCGAGCGAAAGGTCTCGGCAATCGCGACGCAGGTCTAGTAGTAAGTTCGAAAGATCATAGCTACCGCATCTCAAAGTAATTCGACTTAGCATGAATAGAGATAAAAACCGAATTATCTTGGAGAACGGCGCGATAAGAGTAGTCCTGCTCCCCAGCAGTGGCGGCAGAATCGAGTCGCTACAAGGCGGAGGTTTTGAATTTCTGCTTCAACCCTTCGATTCTTTCGATGAACAACTGACTCCAGGTATGAGGTTTCAAGATGGAGCCTGTTCCGGTATCGACGAGTGCCTTCCCACAGTCGCAAGATCGGCAATTGGCATACCGGATCTTGAAGTGCCGGATCACGGAGAGTTCTGGACAATTCCGTGGACAGTCCAGGAGCCTGCTACTTCACGCTCAGTGACTATTGCTGCAGATGGGACTAGTCGTCCATTGCGTTTTACGAAGCGGCTAGAGCTACATCCGACGTCACTGCAAATTGATTATTCAGTTCAAAATTTAAGCTCTAAACCTGTCGAGTATCTCTATGCGTGTCACCCGCTGTTTTCGATTGACCAAGGGGATCTTGTCGTCTTACCCGCGAGTGTAGCCTCCGTCCGGGTAGAGTCTTCAGTCCATAATCGCCTTGGCAATCAGGGCGACTCGGTTTCGTGGCCAATTACACGCAGTGGATCAGATCCGATCGACTTGAGCGCGACCCTACTTGCCACTGCCGATACCGCCGACATGCTTTATGCGGGACCTCTTGCTTCCGGTCGTTGTGGTCTGTTTCGCTCTCTCGTGGGTCGGGGAATTATGCTTCGTTTCGATCCTGCACAGCTGCCTTATCTGGGCCTATGGCTCTGCTACGGAGGATGGCCAGGTAACTCAGTGCGACGCCAATATGCAGTTGCACTCGAGCCTACCGTTGCAGCACGCGGCTCGCTTGAGAGTGCGATTCGGGATGAGGTTGCACCTGTGCTCGACCCCAATCAAACTCACTGCTGGACCGTTGAATTTCTCATCGCCGGGCTCAATGAAGCAATCAGCGAGGCAACTTTCGTCCGAAGTATCGAAAGTTGACCTAAGCCCCCAATCAACTCAACGATCGAGTCAGCACGACCGAGCGTAGATGCGCAGGACATCTCTGATCTTGTCGACGATCAAAGAAGTAGGGTCGTTCGATATCTCCCCAATCCGAACACGTGCATATTGAATCGGGAGATAGAGACTTAGAACGCTTTCCGGAATTGTAGTTGCTTTAAGATTATGGATCAGTCGCGCGACGGAAGCTGCAATCTCAGGATAGTGCCAGTAATATCGAACACGATCACTGTAGCTGAAGCGTCGAAGTATTTGCTGCTCTCTATAGTTTCCCTGGTAGTAAGGCTGCCATGCATTGGGGTTGGCAACCATTGTCTGGTCAACCGTTTGTAACAGCTTCGATTGCTCTTCAGGTGCGATCAACAAATCTTCGATAGCGGCGAGCGCGTCTAATGCTTCGCGTAAAGCAAACGTCAACGCCGGACCAACTTTTAGAATGGCAAATCCATCGTGCACCAGTTCGCCATATGCGTGTGGAAGCTGGTAGTCCGTTGAATGCGCTTCAAAGACGATCTCGCTAGCTTCCTGCTGTCGCCATTCAACGAGTGATTGTGCCTTCGCGCGTCGGTAGTAAACGACACTGTCGTGATCGAACTCCACCCCCGGTTGCACAACCATCGCGATCACACGCTTCCATGCGTCGCCCAAACCGTTCTCTGCAAAAACCTGCCGATGAATCGCTAGAGTACGTGCAGCAGCTGCAGGAGGAGTAATCGCGAGGCCATCGAGCGAATGCGTTGCGCCGCCG is drawn from Edaphobacter lichenicola and contains these coding sequences:
- a CDS encoding D-tagatose-bisphosphate aldolase, class II, non-catalytic subunit, translated to MSSILQDHLRLRADGTQLGIYSVCSAHPLVLRAAAEQAAADGSLLLIEATSNQVNQMGGYTGMQPSDFRTFAEKIAADAHLEPQKLVLGGDHLGPNPWRHLPAAEAMQQATTMVSAYAKASFSKIHLDASMSCLGDPTTLSDEEVANRSAELCAAAEAAYAGGADKPVYVIGTEVPTPGGATHSLDGLAITPPAAAARTLAIHRQVFAENGLGDAWKRVIAMVVQPGVEFDHDSVVYYRRAKAQSLVEWRQQEASEIVFEAHSTDYQLPHAYGELVHDGFAILKVGPALTFALREALDALAAIEDLLIAPEEQSKLLQTVDQTMVANPNAWQPYYQGNYREQQILRRFSYSDRVRYYWHYPEIAASVARLIHNLKATTIPESVLSLYLPIQYARVRIGEISNDPTSLIVDKIRDVLRIYARSC
- a CDS encoding acyltransferase family protein; this encodes MSESVAVAPPQRNVAVDAYRGLVMLLMMGEVMQFETVAHSFPHSTLWRILSFNQTHVEWVGMGLHDMIQPSFTFLVGVALPYSLRSRQRKGETFQRMIGHTIWRSFLLVALGIFLRSIHSEMTNFTFEDTLTQIGLGYTFAFLLTFVRPRWQWTAFGVILFGYWLAWALYPAPGADFPYASVGVPDDWHQHLLHGFASHWNKNSNLGQAFDLWFLNLFPRPSRFLFNDGGYLTLSFIPTLGTMLLGLAAGRWLIADKPNVPMRRFLTAAAILIATGLLLHYAGICPIVKRIWTPAWTLFSGGMCFLFLAVFSWIVDIKKHTRVAFPLVVIGMNSIAAYLMAHLFEDFIQSSFRINLGMPALNIFGTALEPVTLGLLTLAVYWLILHWMFRNKIFLRI
- a CDS encoding Gfo/Idh/MocA family protein, with the translated sequence MIDVPFEKRNPKIAMIGTGGRGTNLLENLLAADAQVVALCDVVKEKAEHAGSLVVGSGQKSPELYTDGPHAFEKLLARQDVDLVIVATPWNWHAEMAVSAMKHGKDVAVEVPAVTTIEDCWKIVKTSEETRKHCMMLENCCYGYNETLILRMVHAGKFGDLLYGEGAYLHDLREELFSNAGEGLWRRTEHTKRDGNLYPTHGLGPVANYMGIQRGDRFGYIVSMSTPQRGLDAYRKEHLQAGDPRMAEKYITGDMNTSLIKTANGLTITVKHTVSTPHPYDRINLIAGTKGIFEDYPPRIYLDGQNNDESWGSIDSWKEYEHPLWKKEGEIAKKIGGHGGMDYIMLYRLLQCVREGLPPDMDVYDAAAWSSVSPLSVASVSRGSAPMEFPDFTRGKWRERKVSAIATQV
- a CDS encoding DeoR/GlpR family DNA-binding transcription regulator — protein: MKKEVAESHAAESRVEEPLQEGMMAEERRMQILQILRSEGRAKVNELVRRFNTSAVTIRSDLNELDQRGLVQRSHGGAVIQDTVFRESPVHERIKSQSKEKQRIGAMAATLVREGETIILDSGTTTLEVARHLKNIPNLQVITNGVNIASELLGSRNTQIIMMGGTVRNDSASIVGRATEDMLEQFSADKLFLCGAGCDPDFGVSGTNLEETMANRAMLRAAREIIVVADASKFGKRSMSLIASFSEVDIVISDVSLPPELQDRIRSFGCKLILV